The following are encoded together in the Paludisphaera mucosa genome:
- a CDS encoding ankyrin repeat domain-containing protein: protein MHLPARPNLDQLKNQAKDLLKACASGDADALKRFQEHRAEQTLSGAQFVIAREYGFAGWPPLKAHVDSLTPDDPEKLMRAIEADDVAGVRLMLERSTSLRKRINEPIGSFDSPPLNSVRSTQMIDALVEAGADLDAKSTWWAGGFGVTHVTSPELAAHAVERGAELDIHAAARLGRLDRVVELVEHDPELVHARGGDGQTPLHFAGTVEIAAFLLDHGADIDAKDVDHESTPAQYMLGDRLDVARYLVQRGCRTDILMASAIGDLERVRAFLDADPASIRVRGNATFFPMGNRHAGGTIYQWSLGSDASPYQAAAKYGRQDVVRLLLERSSATERLIALSWLHDAAGVTEILSANPGLVVPTDDQAEIAEAATRNDAEAVRLMLQAGLPVAARGRHGATSIHWAAFHGNLAMIQAILPFGPPLEDIENDYKSKPLGWAIHGSEHGWYSGSGDYAGAVEALLAAGATVPETAGGTELVKVVLRRYGAKG from the coding sequence GTGCATCTCCCCGCGCGCCCCAATCTCGACCAGCTCAAGAACCAGGCCAAAGACCTCCTGAAGGCCTGTGCTTCGGGCGACGCCGACGCTTTGAAGCGATTCCAGGAGCATCGCGCCGAGCAGACCCTCAGCGGCGCCCAGTTCGTGATCGCTCGCGAGTACGGATTCGCCGGATGGCCCCCGCTCAAGGCCCACGTCGATTCGCTGACGCCCGACGACCCCGAAAAGCTGATGCGCGCCATCGAGGCCGATGACGTCGCCGGCGTCCGACTGATGCTCGAGCGATCGACATCGCTACGGAAGCGGATCAACGAACCGATCGGCTCCTTCGACTCGCCGCCGTTGAACAGCGTGCGGAGCACGCAGATGATCGACGCCCTGGTGGAAGCCGGGGCCGATCTCGACGCCAAGAGCACGTGGTGGGCGGGCGGCTTCGGGGTGACGCACGTGACGAGCCCCGAACTGGCCGCCCACGCCGTCGAGCGAGGGGCCGAGCTGGATATCCACGCCGCCGCCCGCCTTGGGCGTTTGGACCGGGTCGTGGAACTGGTCGAGCACGATCCTGAGCTGGTCCATGCGCGGGGAGGAGACGGCCAGACGCCGCTTCACTTCGCCGGCACGGTCGAGATCGCCGCGTTCCTGCTCGATCACGGCGCCGACATCGACGCGAAGGACGTCGATCACGAATCGACCCCGGCCCAGTACATGCTCGGCGACCGGCTCGACGTGGCTCGATACCTCGTCCAGCGAGGCTGCAGGACCGACATCCTCATGGCCTCGGCGATTGGCGACCTGGAGCGGGTTCGTGCGTTCCTCGACGCCGACCCCGCATCGATCCGCGTGCGCGGCAACGCCACGTTCTTCCCGATGGGGAACCGGCATGCCGGGGGCACGATCTATCAGTGGTCCCTCGGCTCCGACGCCTCGCCGTACCAGGCGGCCGCGAAATACGGCCGCCAGGACGTCGTCCGGCTGCTTCTGGAGCGAAGCTCGGCGACCGAGCGGCTCATCGCCCTGAGCTGGCTGCATGACGCGGCGGGGGTGACGGAAATTCTCTCCGCGAATCCCGGCCTCGTCGTCCCGACCGACGATCAGGCCGAGATCGCCGAAGCCGCCACGCGGAACGACGCGGAGGCCGTGCGTCTGATGCTCCAGGCCGGTCTGCCGGTCGCCGCTCGCGGACGGCACGGGGCCACGTCGATCCACTGGGCGGCTTTCCACGGAAACCTCGCCATGATTCAGGCGATCCTGCCGTTCGGACCGCCCCTGGAAGACATCGAGAACGACTACAAGTCCAAGCCGCTCGGTTGGGCGATTCACGGGTCCGAGCACGGGTGGTATTCGGGCTCGGGCGATTACGCCGGCGCCGTCGAGGCGCTGCTCGCCGCCGGGGCGACGGTTCCGGAGACGGCGGGCGGGACCGAGTTGGTGAAGGTGGTCCTCCGGAGGTATGGGGCGAAGGGTTGA